Genomic window (Nymphaea colorata isolate Beijing-Zhang1983 chromosome 1, ASM883128v2, whole genome shotgun sequence):
CCTGGGGGTGCTCAGATAAAGAATGCTTCGTCTAGCCAAGTATTTTCCGCAATGAACAGACAATGTCCTTTATCTTTGGTTTAGAAATAGTTCCCAAACTAGCTAAAGCTTGGTGATGAGGAGTAGGGTGTTAGAGTgccatgaatgaatgaatgaagaaTAAGCATCAACTTGCAAAAATAgagagaaattaataaaaattcagaaaaaaatcaTGACTAATGTGTTCTGTGTATAAAAACACATTACACATAATCAACATTCATGATCCATAAGCCATAATATGTTACCAGCACATTAAGAATAAATTAATAAGGTGTACTTGATTTTAGAACGCTTCTCTTattagggctgggcatcgggccggggcAAGCTAGCCCGGCCCATTAAAAAATCCAAAGATGAGCCCGATTACTGTATTGGACCAGCCCGATACCCGGCCtgttaataatcgggccgggccgggccgagaaTTAATcgggcccggcctggcccgattgGCCAGCCTGATCTCTTATCTTAATGAGAATGGGAGCTTCCACTGAGATTTATGTTCAATCAGTACATGGGTCCACTTTTAGCggaggatatatatatttttcatattttattgttAGCTATTTACTTTCAACAAGGTCTGGTGAGGACACTCattcaatatctttaatttGTATAATAGTTaaatatatcaatatatatatatatatatatatatatatatatatataaactaattttgtgaggctggtgtggcGTGGACAAACACCAGCTGGCTCCAACACTGGCTGCTTGGATTACGGTGTCCTTGTTGACATACTCCGTCAACCTAACCTCATTAACGTTCAGcttctttttgaatttatttaacAAATTTGGCGTCAAATGCTTGACCTGCAATCAGTTCTCTACATGTTTTTGGTGCGAGCATAAAGATTGGTTCACTGCAAAAAATGTTGCTTCAATTAGGGGTGGAGAGCtgcaaatttgtttttatagggcactaaatatataattaacaaattttcaattgattttgGGTAACAACCCTGGTCTCGGTCTCGTAGAGCTTTTCCATATAATTGGACCCAAGTCCACTGAAATCCAATAtataaattcaaagtttcataTCGACCCCTATCCgaaaatggtttttcttttttcttgggcTCCTTTTAAGTTCTTTGAGAAGCATTTTCAGCCCTGACAATTTTGAGGCAGCTCCTGCAAGCGCTTTTGTCCGTTTCAAAGCCGAAGATATAACGTTCGGACCTGTGCCCATCAATCATGTAGGCATCTTGGCCAGTCTACGTCAGAATACTTTGAGAGAAAGTTGCTAGACTTTGAGATGTGGAGACAAATGTTTAAAGAGTACCCTTTCATGTGTGATCTTAGTATATGTTTCACATTGATCCAGTAGACATTTCTCGGTTTACGCATGAACTTGGATGCTTTATTGACCAAAAGTTTGGATCCTCATGCTTAGACGATGTGACATTTGTTGCAGTAGGCATGATTGTGGGTTTAAAGACAATCAAATTGGCCAAAAGATCTTGCATGCAGGTACCCATTTGAAGATCAGCCAAAATTCCATCTTGGGGATGCTTAATTAAACTAGTTCATAGCACCGGAGTTTCAGTTTTATTTAATCCAATCTAATTTATATATTAAGAAACATCATGTTTATCAAACTTTCAGTTGTTATGAATGTAAATATCATATCCATATGAtagattttgtaaaaatatcaacaaaaatgttAATATTGGCCCGTCTGCATGGATACATACCATATGGGACTACAAGTGTTGCAGACAAATTACATTACAAATGCGACATACAACATAACGCTTACACATTGATATTTAAGCAGGAAAAGGGCTCTAACCTTCTGTTTCATGTGGAAAGgaatttttgccattttttagtCATGGTTGCCGGGCTTGGACAGCCTGATTCTGACTTTGTCAAGCCTTAGGCCAGGTAACGCCTGACCTGCCCCGTCCAATGTCCTGCCTTAGTAAGAGACTAGAACCGGTCCATTTATATTCTTAATTGACTTGGACTCCTTAACAAGCCTTATCTTATTGCGCAGAAAACATGGGTTGCCAGTTGCGACAGAACATCAAGGGAGGGCGGCCGCTATTTATGGAGGCTGAGCCAATGTCGTAATTGAAGTTTGAAATGTTGACCTGTGACCTTGCGTTGATTCCATATACGACAGCCATATTATTGACGCATGAAATGTTTTCCAGagatgttttcattttttaggaCCTTAACTTTTCTATGACTTTAAACATTAAGTCCATGTATTTAAATTATAAGAATCTGGGATATACACCTTACCATATTTGATTAATGGACTACAGGATTCATCTTAAGCTCCGATGCATTTTTACCATCAGCGATTCCTTTACTGCCAGTAATCAATGTCTGTGTTCACTCCTTTTGATTCGTATTGCTATGCCATACTCGGATTTGGTTGTTGGTTCAGCCTTTGAGAAttcgaatccgacttttaaataaACAACTGAATCCAAACTTCATTACCATTTGCTAAGAACCAATTTTCATCGTATATGAATGtgagatatttatttgaatccgATGGGATGTGACTTAGTAAGTTCAGGTCATTCTGATTTCTTAATAACTGGATGTTAAATTAATTTCCTTTCAACATTAAACGGCCTCAAGATTTGGTCGTCGAGAAAATTTGTGGGTTTCAACAATATTGTCTCCGAAGTTAAAAAATGGTTTCTCTTATACTTTTTATGACAAAGCATATCACTATTCTTTCGTAATCCCTTGAACTGATTCCGTAACTTGGATCTAAGAAGCAAGCTTAGAAATAAAGTTGTATTGGGTGGTGGTTTATAAAAGTACTGAGGTTTGTAATCAAGAATAAACGGAAGGAGGCTTTTAGtgaaaattataataaaaatggTTTATTAAATAATGAAGatttctccatttcatattgGAGCATACCTACCAACCTACCACCCCAGCAATTAAAGCTTCTGCTTTTCTTATGGCCCTATTCTCCTGCCGTCCACTACCAGCTGCATGGGTTATTTAATGGCAAACAGACGACGGACTGCCTTAAAGCGATGATACAGGCTGCCGATGTCCACAAAATATTTAGGCAAAGCTTATGCATGCATCATTGATTGAAGCCAAAAGAATTGACTCACGAGCTTTCTCTACCTTTCTCATATTCAGTTGTAGGGCTGTTTCAGAGGCGGAAGAAAAaattctctctccttctctcaaATTCATTTATGGTTAGTTTGGAGGGAGAAAGGAtgatctccctctccctctctctctctatcataTTCATTTATGGGTTTGGTTTGGAGGGGATAagaatgatctctctctctctaactttttGAATTGCAGAGGAGTTGTGGCCGCCATCCACCTGCTCCTTCTTAGACTTTAGACGAGCTCCAATTTTACGGGGGAGACGACTTTAATGGTAAAAGTAACACACTATTATGGCCtcatgttttataaatatgccCCAAAAATGGGGTATataaagtgtttcatgaatctttaAGCATATTTATGGGACCGTGTAATTGTTACTAAACTAGCCCTTAATGTACTTGCACTCTTAAACACCTTCCAAAGATCTGGCAACCACTAGAAGGATTTGTTTAATATATGTGGAGACATTTTCTTTCATTGCAGCCCTTGTTAAGCCTGAAATATGTTCTTACACCTCACTAGTTAATGATATTCTTCAGCATGTAGGCAGGGGCAAAGTTAAGGGGGGCTGCAGGGATCATCGCCcccccttaatttttttttttaaaatttacatataattttagaaaatttcagttgtttaatatacaaattttaaaaaataatattttggtctctgtcaaaatttagaaactttaattcgacctctttcatgaaaaatttctagctctgcccccACTGATCTCTTTGATACTAAGTTGGTATCTTTCTTCCTTGTCAAGTTTTGCAGCAACTTGGTTCCATGAGAGCGTGAAGTGAAAGCACCCAAGTGTTTGATGttgatctttttctctcttttcggTCAAGTGGGTGCCTTCTTGCTTGTCAAAATATTTTGCAGCATGGTTCGGTTCAGTGAGTGGATGAAGGTGAAAGCTAAGTAGGAGGATCTTGGAGAATTCTTTGGAGAGAAAATATCGTATGGCGTAGCTAATGTTTCTGCAAACTTCACATGagagaaatattaaaaaacaacaaaaagaggatGAATTTATGATCTTTGatatttatttgttgtaaataacATACTTTAAAGGAATagttttttccaattttgtgcGAAATGAATATGTTCCTCCTTTTCTTTACAAGGATATAAGCAGACAGTAATGTCCCGAGAACTTGAGTCTAGAATGTCCAAAGTTTTTTCAGAGAACTATTACGAAGTACAATATGTCGACTTGTTGCATGTGTGTATTAATAGAGAGTTCGATCGAGTCCCGAGTCAAAAACGACGAAAAGAATGCGCTCGCAATTCCAAGTTCGTGGCTGAAAGTAGACATGTTTGATTTTGAAGACTATATTGGCGATTAATCATTAATATTAAGCTCCTCATTATTCATGACAGTGGATACACAACAATTACAAATGCTAACTATTAATTTCTTTAACTGATGAAGATTAATCACAATACAAATTTCAGCGAATCTATAACCACCACGAGATTGTTAGTTTCAGTTGAATTATTGATGCTTAATTAGTTTCATAATTCATCCAGAGTACTCATGGAGACATtagacaaaaataataataataataaaaataaaaactaaagaATAAGATCTGTTATTAGCCTCCCTGACATCAAAATGGAGTTGCGGTCTCCCCCAGATAAGTAAGCCTCAGCCACTTGATtctaaatatattaaaaatgtttCCGATAATTATGTGCAAATCTACTAGATTTTTCTTGTAGAATAACTTTACAAGTGTCTTCAATTCGTACCAAGCAATTTATTGCTTTCATATCTAAGGTCAGAggactatttaaaaaaaaaaaatcatggtcCACCGCTATTGATCTTGGACTCTCTCAAGTTTTCAACACATACGTCTCCACTATAAATTGGACGTCATCACACTGAGGAAACAAACTCAACCACACATCTTtgctttcccttcttcctcctcatcgATCATTATAAATAATAGGCAAACGATCGAATCGATCAATcactctccctctttctctttgcaaaaagacaaaaaaaaaaaaaagtggggaGGGGTTTACCTATACAGTACGTAGTGAAGAGAAACCAAGTTCAAGTAAGCTGCCAAAATCTCCCGCAGCCATGGAATTGAAGTACCAGAGCACCACAATAGTCAAGCCGGAAGGGATTCTCCATAAGAAAGTACCCCTCACCATCTTTGACAAAGCAGCCGCAGATCTTCACATACAAGTGCTCCTAGTCTACAAACCAGGCACTGCAAGCAACGCCAAGATCAAGGATGCCCTCTCCAAGGTCCTCACCCACTACCCCATGTTGGTCGGAAAATTGTCCGGAGACAAATTCCCCGCCGTCTACCTCGATGACGAGTCAGGGGTGCCAGTTACCGAGACAGCCGTGGCCGGCGACCTCGATGACTTCCTGCCGCTCGAGCCCAGCCCGGCCCTGGCCGTCCTCAGTCCGGAAGCACAAGGCACGAACCCACTGTTTCTGGTCCAGCTCAATCGTTTCGACTGCGGCGGCCTGGTGATGGGGGTCAGCTGCAACCACAAGATTCATGACGGGCAGGCCATCAGCAACTTCTTTGTGTCATGGTCGGAGATGGTCCGGGACCAACCGGTTCGGGTGCTGCCCATCCATGACCAGTCCCTGCTGAGACCCAGGAGCCCACCGACGCCAGATTTCCCCCATGAAGAGATGGAGTTCTGCAATGTGGCAGAACTTGATGATCATGATGCACCACCTCCTAAGATGCTGGATGGCCCCATAGAGAACGTTGTGGTGCACTACAGTAGCGAGTTCATAAGGAAGGTGAAGGAGAGGGTGGGCTCGAAGCACAGCACTTTCGTCTGCATGCTAGCACACCTGTGGAAGAAGGTGACGGTGGCTCGTGGGCTTGGGG
Coding sequences:
- the LOC116251074 gene encoding tryptamine hydroxycinnamoyltransferase 2-like; its protein translation is MELKYQSTTIVKPEGILHKKVPLTIFDKAAADLHIQVLLVYKPGTASNAKIKDALSKVLTHYPMLVGKLSGDKFPAVYLDDESGVPVTETAVAGDLDDFLPLEPSPALAVLSPEAQGTNPLFLVQLNRFDCGGLVMGVSCNHKIHDGQAISNFFVSWSEMVRDQPVRVLPIHDQSLLRPRSPPTPDFPHEEMEFCNVAELDDHDAPPPKMLDGPIENVVVHYSSEFIRKVKERVGSKHSTFVCMLAHLWKKVTVARGLGGEEATSAKVSVSGRPRLGIPGAYFGNLVLTAFPSAKAIDLVQEPLGYIADLIREAVEKVGSDYFQSVIDFGELNKDKELYPSVGMGGNTLCPDLEVDSWLGFQFHELDMGGGAPCAFLPTWIPVEGILIMMPSPLKNKEQKSDQRWGAGIDVILTLSAEHAKAFKQIAHSLD